One Dictyoglomus sp. DNA window includes the following coding sequences:
- a CDS encoding UDP-N-acetylglucosamine--N-acetylmuramyl-(pentapeptide) pyrophosphoryl-undecaprenol N-acetylglucosamine transferase translates to MKSIVFVSGGTGGHIYPALYLAEFIKDKDPSILISFIGRRNGIESKIFSEKFPFYGLSLPKASQLKPWNYVKAYLEGRKILKKLKPDLLIIFGSYISVPILLEAIRRKYPFFLHEQNVFPGKAIRLFNFFSEGVAISFLKTKEYLPKRKIFYTGNFVRKELLTMEKASCKKELGFDLDKKLLLVTGGSQGAKRINELVKNIVPYLIDMNWQILHQIGEEKYKEFMKDINEEWLKKGYRPVPFIKEIEKAICASDLAISRAGATTIYQFLVGKLPAIYIPYPYAKDNHQEYNAKFVVECGLGEVVKEKDLSEEVLLKNILEWNEEKFRLYAQKFDSLALPDARERFWEIIKSYLERRNLE, encoded by the coding sequence ATGAAAAGTATTGTTTTTGTTTCTGGAGGAACAGGAGGGCACATATATCCAGCTCTTTATCTTGCGGAGTTTATAAAAGATAAAGATCCATCAATACTTATCAGTTTTATAGGAAGAAGAAATGGTATAGAATCTAAGATTTTCTCTGAGAAATTTCCCTTTTATGGTCTTTCTCTTCCAAAAGCTTCTCAGCTAAAACCCTGGAACTATGTAAAGGCATATCTCGAGGGGAGAAAAATATTAAAAAAATTAAAGCCTGATTTATTGATTATTTTTGGAAGTTATATTTCTGTACCTATTTTATTAGAGGCAATTCGAAGGAAATATCCATTCTTTCTTCATGAACAAAATGTTTTTCCTGGAAAAGCGATAAGACTTTTTAATTTCTTTTCTGAAGGAGTTGCTATAAGTTTTTTAAAAACTAAAGAATATCTTCCAAAGAGGAAAATTTTTTATACTGGAAATTTTGTTAGAAAGGAATTGTTGACAATGGAAAAAGCAAGTTGTAAAAAGGAATTAGGATTTGATTTAGATAAAAAACTTCTTCTTGTCACGGGAGGAAGTCAAGGGGCAAAAAGAATAAATGAGTTAGTTAAAAATATTGTTCCCTATCTTATTGATATGAACTGGCAAATTTTACATCAGATTGGAGAAGAAAAATATAAGGAATTTATGAAAGACATAAATGAAGAATGGCTAAAAAAAGGATATCGCCCTGTTCCCTTTATTAAAGAAATTGAAAAAGCAATTTGTGCATCAGATCTTGCTATAAGTAGAGCAGGTGCTACAACTATTTATCAGTTTTTAGTAGGAAAACTTCCTGCTATTTATATTCCTTATCCTTATGCAAAGGATAATCATCAAGAGTATAATGCTAAGTTTGTTGTAGAATGTGGATTAGGAGAAGTTGTTAAAGAGAAGGATTTATCAGAAGAGGTTTTATTAAAAAATATACTTGAATGGAATGAAGAAAAATTCAGACTCTATGCTCAAAAATTTGATTCTTTAGCTCTTCCCGATGCTAGAGAGAGATTTTGGGAAATTATTAAAAGTTATTTGGAAAGGAGGAACTTGGAGTGA
- a CDS encoding radical SAM protein, whose protein sequence is MSWNFKKRIREILEKERGYKLSKRGGDVSVLLIFPNKYSLSLSNLGYLTIYKLFNEQKGILCERAFIPDDFPENSDFPLYSLESQRLGRDFDLWAFSLSFELDYFNVIKILESQKIPLFSNDRMENYPLIIAGGIAISSNPEPLADVFDLIFIGEGENFIEKFSEKLINKKIYNWNKKRFLEEVSEINGVYIPRFSTPIYDEDNKILGYKSMQKLPIKREINLNFSRNLVFSPIISPLSFFSNMVLLEGVRGCIYQCRFCLAGYFYRPSRKLDLKSAVLEVYKNFSFDFRIGLILPSIDKSISWKEIKEIIKENELLISFSSLRLDQLDDEILDILFQSKQKTLTLAPEVGTNRLRRVINKNFTNDDILNFFNKIRSFPFNNLKLYFMCGLPTETQEDIEEMIKLVKEIKSILRKKHVTISLSFFVPKPHTPFQWEKMFKEEYFEKQSRHIIKNLKEIVNVQTEDIHLSLIQGLLSRGDRRIFKIFRYNISLKKLTRMLDWEKDFFLFREREKYEFFPWDIIDIGVKKEYLWREREKAYRGEVTDPCFEGCKVCGIC, encoded by the coding sequence TTGAGCTGGAATTTTAAAAAAAGAATTAGAGAAATTTTAGAAAAAGAAAGGGGATATAAGCTTTCAAAAAGAGGTGGAGATGTAAGCGTTTTATTAATCTTTCCTAATAAATATTCTTTATCTTTAAGCAATTTAGGTTATCTTACCATATATAAACTTTTTAATGAACAAAAGGGAATTTTATGTGAGAGAGCTTTTATACCTGATGATTTTCCAGAAAACTCTGATTTCCCTCTTTACTCCTTAGAGAGTCAAAGACTAGGAAGAGATTTTGATCTTTGGGCTTTTTCTTTAAGTTTTGAATTAGATTACTTTAACGTAATAAAAATCTTAGAAAGCCAAAAAATCCCTCTTTTTTCTAATGATAGAATGGAAAATTATCCCTTAATTATTGCGGGAGGTATAGCAATAAGTTCTAATCCTGAGCCCTTGGCAGATGTATTCGATCTAATATTTATAGGAGAGGGAGAAAATTTTATTGAAAAATTTTCGGAAAAGCTTATTAATAAGAAAATATATAATTGGAACAAAAAAAGATTTCTAGAAGAGGTCTCGGAAATAAATGGGGTCTACATTCCCAGATTTTCTACACCTATTTACGATGAAGATAATAAAATTCTAGGTTACAAGTCGATGCAAAAGTTACCCATAAAGAGAGAGATTAATTTAAATTTTTCAAGAAATTTAGTTTTCTCTCCTATAATTAGTCCTTTATCTTTCTTTTCTAATATGGTACTTTTAGAAGGAGTAAGAGGATGTATTTATCAGTGTAGATTTTGTCTCGCAGGATATTTTTATAGACCGTCAAGAAAATTAGATTTAAAATCTGCAGTTTTAGAAGTTTACAAAAATTTTTCTTTTGATTTTAGAATTGGTTTGATCTTACCTTCTATTGATAAATCTATCTCTTGGAAGGAAATAAAAGAAATTATAAAGGAAAATGAATTACTTATTTCTTTTTCCTCTCTAAGATTAGATCAATTAGATGATGAAATATTGGATATTTTATTTCAATCAAAACAAAAAACTCTAACTTTAGCTCCAGAAGTAGGAACTAATAGATTGAGAAGAGTAATAAATAAAAATTTTACCAATGATGATATATTAAATTTTTTCAATAAAATTCGATCTTTTCCTTTTAACAATCTTAAATTATATTTTATGTGTGGTTTACCCACAGAGACTCAGGAAGATATAGAAGAAATGATAAAGTTAGTGAAGGAGATAAAAAGTATTTTAAGAAAAAAACATGTTACTATAAGTTTGTCTTTTTTTGTTCCTAAGCCACATACTCCTTTTCAATGGGAAAAAATGTTCAAGGAAGAATACTTTGAAAAACAATCGAGACATATAATAAAAAATCTTAAAGAGATTGTGAATGTTCAAACAGAGGATATTCACTTAAGTCTGATTCAAGGACTTTTAAGTAGGGGGGATAGAAGAATATTTAAAATCTTTAGATATAATATTTCTTTGAAGAAATTAACTAGAATGTTAGATTGGGAGAAGGATTTTTTCCTTTTTAGAGAAAGAGAAAAATATGAATTTTTCCCGTGGGATATAATAGATATAGGTGTTAAGAAGGAATATTTATGGAGAGAAAGAGAAAAAGCATATCGAGGAGAAGTTACAGATCCTTGTTTTGAAGGTTGTAAAGTTTGTGGAATATGTTGA
- the ftsZ gene encoding cell division protein FtsZ — protein MLPQKFSKDEQENKKGGIIKVVGVGGAGGNAINRMIESGVQGAEFIAVNTDLRILELNKAPIKIQIGANLTQGLGAGGDPKVGEKSALESEDIIRDYLQNSDMIFITAGMGGGTGTGASPVIAEIARSCAKLVVAVVTLPFSFEGRKKRVTAIEGIERLKEKVDAIIIINNDKLLQISDKSTFFNDAFKLADEVLKQAIQSVTEIVNVPGLINIDFNDLQNIMSNAGSAYLGIGIGKGENRAKEAAKMVLQSPILDVSISGAKGVVFNVTGGNDLTLSEVSEISELIVQNADPEANIKFGAVIDASMEGIIKVTLIATGFDQKEIYKEDSSKEKKEIYNYNLSENDIEIPAFLRRRRQI, from the coding sequence TTGCTACCACAAAAATTTTCAAAAGATGAGCAAGAAAATAAAAAAGGGGGAATAATTAAGGTTGTAGGAGTTGGAGGAGCAGGAGGAAATGCGATAAATCGAATGATTGAATCTGGAGTGCAAGGGGCTGAGTTTATTGCTGTAAATACAGATCTAAGAATACTAGAATTAAATAAAGCCCCAATAAAAATTCAAATAGGTGCAAATTTAACTCAAGGATTGGGAGCAGGAGGAGATCCAAAAGTAGGGGAGAAATCAGCTTTAGAGAGTGAAGATATAATAAGGGATTATCTTCAAAATTCAGATATGATTTTTATAACCGCAGGTATGGGGGGAGGAACGGGGACAGGAGCTTCTCCTGTTATTGCAGAAATTGCAAGAAGTTGTGCAAAGCTAGTAGTTGCTGTGGTAACCCTTCCTTTCAGTTTTGAAGGTAGAAAAAAAAGAGTTACAGCTATTGAAGGTATAGAAAGATTAAAGGAAAAAGTTGATGCAATAATTATTATTAACAATGATAAGCTTTTACAGATATCAGATAAGTCTACGTTCTTTAATGATGCCTTTAAATTAGCAGATGAAGTATTAAAACAGGCAATTCAGAGTGTAACAGAGATTGTTAATGTTCCTGGATTGATAAATATAGACTTTAATGACTTACAAAACATTATGTCAAATGCAGGATCTGCCTATTTAGGTATTGGAATTGGAAAAGGAGAAAATAGAGCAAAAGAAGCTGCAAAAATGGTTTTACAGAGTCCTATTCTTGATGTTTCTATCTCAGGTGCAAAAGGTGTTGTATTTAATGTGACTGGAGGAAATGATCTTACTCTTTCAGAAGTCTCGGAAATTTCAGAACTTATTGTTCAAAATGCAGATCCAGAAGCAAACATTAAATTTGGAGCAGTGATTGATGCATCTATGGAAGGTATAATTAAGGTAACATTAATTGCTACGGGTTTTGATCAGAAGGAGATTTATAAAGAGGATTCCTCAAAAGAGAAAAAAGAGATTTATAATTATAATCTTTCTGAAAATGATATAGAAATTCCTGCTTTTTTAAGAAGAAGACGTCAAATATAA
- a CDS encoding polyphenol oxidase family protein → MLRFGYWKSQLLDSFSEISHGFASEPFSFNLYFDVRNIKAFIYLYKLTKIPFKNWIIAKQIHSDNINYIKRDNNLFFPKLVKNTDALLVSEKNKMIIMFFADCFPIYIYIPKIPLVGLIHVGWRGAIKRFPFKVLKELFENYKLSPNEIYLAIGPGIQKCCFQVGRNFINYLDEQSMKYLEKINDSLYFNLLGFILSQIFKYNLPSENLDISNICTKCSLNFYSFRRDKTNKRNVGFIYIK, encoded by the coding sequence ATGTTGAGATTTGGATATTGGAAGTCTCAACTATTAGATAGTTTTTCTGAGATATCTCATGGGTTTGCCTCGGAACCTTTTTCTTTTAATCTCTATTTTGATGTAAGAAATATTAAGGCTTTTATTTATCTATATAAACTTACAAAAATTCCTTTTAAAAATTGGATAATAGCAAAACAGATTCATAGTGATAATATCAATTATATAAAAAGAGATAATAATTTGTTCTTTCCTAAACTAGTAAAAAATACTGACGCTCTTTTAGTATCAGAAAAAAACAAAATGATAATAATGTTTTTTGCAGATTGCTTTCCTATATACATATATATTCCCAAAATACCTTTAGTAGGGTTAATCCACGTGGGATGGAGAGGAGCAATTAAAAGATTTCCTTTTAAGGTATTAAAAGAGCTTTTCGAAAATTATAAGTTATCACCAAATGAGATTTATTTGGCAATAGGACCTGGAATTCAGAAGTGTTGTTTTCAAGTTGGGAGAAATTTTATTAATTACTTAGACGAACAGAGTATGAAATATCTAGAAAAAATTAACGATAGCTTATATTTTAATTTACTAGGATTTATACTTTCTCAAATTTTTAAATATAATCTGCCATCAGAAAATTTAGATATTTCAAATATTTGTACAAAATGTAGTTTGAATTTTTATTCTTTTAGAAGAGATAAAACAAATAAAAGAAATGTTGGGTTTATTTATATAAAATAA
- the murC gene encoding UDP-N-acetylmuramate--L-alanine ligase, which yields MISSERVHFIGIAGTGMSALAYILSERGYKVSGSDLQENLSTIRLRSKGVKIYFGHRAEQIEDAQLIVVSSAIPEDNEELVAARNKNIPILQRGELLALLTKEKKSIIISGAHGKTTTTSMIAMVLEKNNLDPTVLVGGEVEDIGGNAKLGKGEYLVAEADESDGSMLKLFPYLLIVTNIDNDHLDYYGNVEKIKEAFLSMINKVPEDGYVILGKESSYLRELLPKIKRSYFTYGLERDNDFYPENIYLSFNGSEFDVNFKKMKLGRVKLNVPGIHNIYNALSAIAVSEILGLDTSESIKALERFKGVQRRLQLKGRIQDILIFDDYGHHPTEIRATLNALKLYNRRLVVAFQPHRYTRTYYLLEELADSLRNADVVIITEIYPAGEKPIFKVSGKNVYDILREKEPQKEIYFCENLTDVAKKAHEVLKDKDIFLTLGAGNIWKVGEALLTYNMKEDKNDFSH from the coding sequence GTGATCTCTTCGGAAAGGGTTCATTTCATTGGTATTGCTGGGACAGGGATGAGTGCTTTAGCTTATATTTTATCTGAAAGGGGGTATAAGGTCTCAGGTTCTGATTTACAGGAAAATTTATCTACAATAAGACTTAGGTCAAAGGGGGTAAAAATTTATTTTGGTCATAGAGCAGAACAAATTGAAGATGCTCAATTAATTGTAGTTTCTTCCGCAATTCCTGAGGATAATGAAGAGCTTGTAGCAGCACGAAATAAAAATATCCCTATTCTACAACGAGGAGAATTATTGGCCTTATTAACAAAGGAAAAGAAGTCTATTATAATTTCTGGTGCTCATGGAAAAACAACAACAACCTCTATGATTGCTATGGTTTTAGAAAAAAATAACTTAGATCCTACAGTTTTGGTGGGGGGAGAAGTAGAGGATATTGGTGGTAATGCAAAATTAGGAAAAGGAGAATATTTAGTTGCAGAAGCTGACGAGAGTGATGGTTCTATGTTAAAGCTTTTTCCTTATCTTCTCATAGTGACTAACATTGACAATGATCACTTAGACTACTATGGAAACGTAGAAAAAATTAAAGAAGCTTTTCTTTCTATGATAAATAAAGTCCCAGAAGATGGATATGTGATTTTAGGCAAAGAAAGTTCTTACCTAAGAGAGCTTTTGCCAAAAATAAAACGTAGCTATTTTACTTATGGTCTTGAAAGAGATAACGATTTTTATCCTGAAAATATATATTTGAGTTTTAACGGCTCAGAATTTGATGTAAATTTTAAGAAGATGAAGTTAGGGAGAGTAAAATTAAATGTTCCTGGTATTCATAATATTTACAATGCTCTTTCTGCTATAGCTGTTTCAGAGATTTTAGGACTTGATACTTCTGAGAGTATAAAAGCTTTAGAGAGATTTAAGGGTGTTCAAAGAAGATTGCAATTAAAGGGTAGAATCCAAGATATTCTTATTTTTGATGATTATGGACACCATCCTACTGAGATTAGAGCGACTTTGAATGCATTAAAACTTTATAATAGAAGGTTAGTTGTAGCTTTTCAACCTCATAGATATACTCGGACTTATTATTTATTAGAAGAACTAGCGGACTCTTTGAGAAATGCTGATGTGGTAATAATTACAGAGATTTATCCTGCTGGGGAAAAACCTATTTTTAAAGTTTCAGGAAAGAATGTTTATGATATCTTAAGAGAAAAAGAACCGCAAAAAGAAATATATTTTTGTGAAAATTTAACTGATGTTGCTAAAAAAGCTCATGAGGTTTTAAAGGATAAAGATATTTTTCTTACCCTTGGCGCAGGAAATATCTGGAAGGTGGGAGAAGCCTTGTTAACTTATAATATGAAGGAAGATAAGAATGATTTTTCCCATTGA
- a CDS encoding FtsW/RodA/SpoVE family cell cycle protein, translated as MKRGRNIFIISLILSVFGLIAIFTASWQWAYLYLNNPYYFLEHQFIYLFLGIALSFLISLFSLDFLRKTSLFLLIFCIILTYLVFVKDIGKNIRGVNRWIDLGIIQFQPAPFLAFSWILFLASFLSKRRRDLSNLHIVWVLIFLSIFGIAFYYQPNMSMLILFSLATFTILFFSNFDLKKLIPIFLLAFLVIFFLTKTANYREERIKSFSMEGKIFPLFSTYQQLQAIRIIRDGGIIGKGWGRNFYKFFLPESYNDFIFPVILGEGGWIAGFILIALYSLLIYNVFLFAMEEKNIFNYLLLTGIMSFWCWQILLNIFMSLGFLPVMGLPLPFVSFGGSSLISNWMKVGLILKISSQRG; from the coding sequence ATGAAGAGGGGTAGAAATATTTTTATAATTTCTTTAATTCTTTCCGTTTTTGGGCTAATTGCAATTTTTACTGCGAGTTGGCAATGGGCATACTTATATCTTAATAATCCCTATTATTTTTTAGAACATCAATTTATTTATTTATTCTTAGGAATTGCTTTATCTTTTCTGATTAGTCTCTTTTCATTAGATTTTTTAAGAAAAACTTCTCTTTTTCTTTTAATTTTTTGTATAATTTTAACATACTTAGTATTTGTTAAAGACATTGGAAAAAACATAAGAGGCGTTAATCGTTGGATTGATTTAGGTATAATACAATTTCAACCTGCTCCATTCTTAGCATTTTCTTGGATCCTTTTTTTGGCCTCTTTTCTTTCCAAAAGAAGAAGAGATTTAAGTAATTTACACATTGTTTGGGTTTTGATATTTCTGAGTATCTTTGGAATTGCTTTTTATTATCAACCTAATATGAGTATGCTAATTCTTTTTTCTTTAGCAACATTTACTATACTTTTCTTCTCTAATTTTGATCTAAAGAAGTTAATTCCCATTTTTTTGTTGGCATTTTTAGTGATATTCTTTTTAACAAAAACAGCGAATTATAGAGAAGAAAGAATTAAAAGTTTCTCTATGGAAGGGAAAATTTTTCCTTTATTTTCTACTTATCAACAACTCCAAGCTATTAGAATAATTCGAGATGGAGGAATTATAGGAAAAGGCTGGGGAAGAAATTTTTACAAATTTTTTCTTCCTGAGTCTTACAATGATTTCATTTTTCCTGTCATTTTGGGAGAGGGAGGATGGATTGCGGGATTTATTTTAATAGCTCTTTATTCTTTGCTCATATATAATGTTTTTCTTTTTGCAATGGAAGAAAAGAATATCTTTAATTATTTGTTATTAACAGGAATTATGAGTTTTTGGTGTTGGCAAATTCTTTTAAATATTTTTATGAGTTTAGGCTTTTTACCTGTAATGGGATTACCCTTGCCTTTTGTAAGTTTTGGAGGATCTTCTTTAATTTCTAATTGGATGAAGGTAGGATTAATATTGAAAATAAGTTCTCAGAGAGGATGA
- the murB gene encoding UDP-N-acetylmuramate dehydrogenase, whose product MIFPIDLKFNGKILTNAFLAPYTSFKIGGKVDYLVFPYTWNDVFLILEWAKKEGIPFKIMGQGSNILVPDEKMSGIVIKINRNLGKIKRISEEYLEVEAGCLLSDLLSFLMKNNLGGLEFLVGIPGNIGGSVFGNSGAFGNSIGEFVKEVVVIDENLNLKILKNSDLFFSYRKSNIKEEYIIKSVLLKVNKQSKEKTYNLLLKYLRERQKRIPKFPSAGSIFKNPPNVSAGYLLEKVGMKGKRVGNVMVSHEHANIIINLGGGKAKEVKELINIMKDKVKDHFNVDLDLEIKIW is encoded by the coding sequence ATGATTTTTCCCATTGATTTAAAATTTAACGGTAAAATTTTAACTAATGCTTTCTTAGCACCATATACTTCTTTTAAAATAGGTGGAAAAGTAGATTATTTAGTTTTTCCTTATACATGGAATGATGTTTTCTTAATCTTAGAATGGGCAAAAAAAGAGGGTATTCCTTTTAAAATAATGGGACAGGGAAGTAATATTTTAGTTCCTGATGAAAAGATGTCTGGAATAGTTATTAAGATAAATCGTAATTTAGGCAAAATTAAAAGAATTTCTGAAGAATATTTAGAAGTAGAAGCAGGATGTCTTTTATCAGATCTTTTATCTTTTTTAATGAAAAATAACTTAGGAGGACTTGAATTCTTAGTAGGAATACCAGGAAATATTGGAGGCTCGGTTTTTGGAAATTCAGGTGCTTTTGGAAATTCTATAGGAGAATTTGTCAAGGAAGTAGTAGTTATAGATGAAAATCTAAATTTAAAAATTTTAAAAAATTCTGATCTTTTCTTCAGTTATCGAAAATCAAATATTAAAGAAGAATATATTATAAAATCTGTATTACTAAAAGTTAATAAACAGAGTAAGGAGAAGACCTATAACTTGTTATTAAAGTATCTAAGAGAAAGACAAAAAAGAATACCTAAATTTCCATCTGCTGGAAGTATTTTTAAAAATCCACCAAATGTTAGTGCTGGATATCTGTTGGAAAAGGTTGGAATGAAAGGAAAAAGAGTAGGTAATGTTATGGTTTCTCATGAGCATGCAAATATTATAATAAATTTAGGAGGAGGAAAAGCCAAAGAAGTTAAGGAATTAATAAATATCATGAAAGATAAAGTGAAAGATCATTTTAATGTAGATTTAGACTTAGAAATAAAAATATGGTGA
- the ftsA gene encoding cell division protein FtsA yields the protein MSQIFVGIDLGSTKIAALAGRIEGENIEILGFSLVPSQGIKYGNIVDVIGASNCIAESMKRIEKMIGTRLEQKVIVGIGNDQMMVTPSKGMVIMKSRDQEISPEDVERAIEAAKMAPLPPNREIIYTIKREFHVDGQNSIENPVGLIGTRLEADVLLVSYDNIQLKNIKNAFERANLEIEGFIPKEIAASEAVLSSQEKKLGVALVDIGGDLTNLAIYQDGSVLATGVLRLGGERITRDLAVGLRIKIEEAEKVKKILGTLKGEKEESLEVISLQEKKIKVSSFQVREILQPRVEEILEFIEKKLRDLNYPLELIPGGLVITGGTSLLDGFVEFASEYLKIPVRRGYPLELSKYIPEKDAYFYSVAMGLLLRVREDKLNLREKYPVIKSIKNKIKKIFKPFREMYF from the coding sequence ATGTCACAAATTTTTGTAGGGATAGATTTAGGATCTACAAAAATTGCAGCTCTCGCAGGAAGAATTGAGGGAGAGAATATAGAAATATTGGGTTTTTCTTTAGTTCCATCCCAAGGAATAAAATATGGGAATATAGTTGACGTTATAGGAGCTAGTAATTGTATTGCTGAATCCATGAAAAGAATAGAAAAAATGATTGGTACAAGGTTAGAACAAAAAGTTATTGTGGGAATTGGAAATGACCAGATGATGGTTACTCCAAGCAAAGGTATGGTAATTATGAAAAGCAGAGATCAGGAAATAAGTCCTGAAGATGTAGAAAGAGCAATAGAAGCTGCAAAAATGGCACCTTTACCTCCAAATAGAGAAATAATTTATACTATAAAAAGAGAATTTCACGTAGATGGACAAAATAGCATTGAAAATCCTGTAGGTTTAATTGGAACACGATTGGAAGCAGATGTTCTATTAGTATCTTATGATAATATTCAATTAAAAAATATTAAAAATGCCTTTGAAAGAGCTAATTTAGAAATAGAAGGCTTCATACCAAAAGAGATTGCAGCTTCTGAGGCGGTTTTAAGCTCTCAGGAAAAAAAATTAGGAGTTGCCTTGGTTGATATAGGAGGAGATTTGACAAATTTAGCAATATATCAAGATGGCTCTGTTCTTGCCACTGGAGTTTTAAGATTAGGAGGAGAAAGAATCACAAGGGATTTAGCTGTCGGATTAAGAATAAAAATCGAAGAGGCAGAAAAAGTGAAAAAAATATTAGGAACATTAAAAGGAGAAAAAGAGGAGTCTTTAGAGGTTATCTCTCTTCAAGAGAAAAAAATAAAAGTATCTTCTTTTCAAGTGAGAGAAATTCTTCAACCAAGGGTTGAAGAAATATTAGAATTTATTGAAAAGAAACTAAGAGATCTTAACTATCCCTTAGAACTTATTCCCGGAGGCTTAGTTATTACAGGAGGAACTTCTCTTTTGGATGGTTTTGTAGAATTTGCTTCGGAATATTTAAAAATACCCGTAAGAAGAGGCTATCCATTGGAACTTTCAAAATATATTCCAGAAAAAGATGCATATTTTTATTCTGTTGCCATGGGACTTTTGTTAAGGGTAAGAGAAGATAAACTTAATCTGAGAGAAAAATATCCTGTTATTAAATCTATAAAAAATAAGATAAAAAAAATTTTTAAACCTTTTAGAGAAATGTATTTTTAA